The genomic region CGAGCGGGTGCCCTTGAAGAGCAGGTGCTCGAGGAAGTGCGAGCACCCGTGCAGGGTGTCGTCCTCGTCGACGGACCCGACACCGACCCAGACCCCCACGGCCGCCGAGCGGACGCCGGGCATGTGCTCGGTGACCACGCGCAGGCCCGAGGGCAGCACGCTGCGGCGTACGCCGGGTGCGTCGGCGAGGTCCTCGGTGCGGGTCGCCGGGGGTGCGGTGCTGGTGTGCTGGGTGTGGCTCACGTGGTCCTCCTGGGAAAAGCGGCCGACCCGCCCGAGAGGTCGTCTCGAGCGGGTCGGCCGGTGCAGCTGGTCAGGCGCGGGAGGTCACTCCTGCTCGGTGCTCTCGTCCACGACCTCGTCGGCGCCCTCGGCGCCCTCCTCGAGCACGGGCACGAGGGAGAGCTTGCCGCGGTCGTCGATCTCGCCGATCTCGACCTGGAGCTTCTGGCCGACGGAGACGACGTCCTCGACGGAGTCGACCCGCTTGCCGCCGGCGAGGCCGCGCAGCTTGCTGATGTGCAGCAGCCCGTCCTTGCCCGGCATCAGCGAGACGAACGCGCCGAAGTTCGTCGTCTTGACGACGGTGCCGAGGTAGCGCTCGCCGACCTCGGGCATCGTCGGGTTGGCGATCGCGTTGACGGCCGAGCGGGCCGCCTCGGCAGCCTCGCCGTTGGTGGCACCGATGTAGACGGTGCCGTCGTCCTCGATCGACAGCGTGGCGCCGGTGTCGTCCTGGATCTGGTTGATCACCTTGCCCTTGGGGCCGATGACCTCGCCGATCTTGTCGACGGGCACCTTGACGGTGATGATCCGCGGCGCGTGCAGCGACATCTCCTCGGGGGCGTCGATGGCCTCGGCCATCACGTCGAGGATCGCCAGGCGCGCGTCGCGGGCCTGGGTCAGCGCGGCGGCCAGCACCTCGGCGGGGATGCCGTCGAGCTTGGTGTCGAGCTGCAGCGCGGTGACGAACTCACGGGTGCCGGCGACCTTGAAGTCCATGTCGCCGAACGCGTCCTCGGCGCCGAGGATGTCGGTCAGCGCGACGTACTGCGTCTGGCCGTCGACCTCGCCGGAGATGAGGCCCATCGCGATGCCGGCGACGGCGGCGCGCAGCGGGACACCCGCGTGCAGCAGCGACATCGTGGAGGCGCAGACCGAGCCCATCGAGGTGGAGCCGTTGGAGCCCATCGCCTCGGAGAGCTGGCGGATCGCATAGGGGAACTCCTCGCGGCTGGGCAGCACCGGCAGCAGCGCGCGGCGCGCCAGGGCGCCGTGGCCGACCTCGCGGCGCTTGGGCGAGCCCACGCGACCGGTCTCGCCGGTGGAGAACGGCGGGAAGACGTACTTGTGCATGTAGCGGCGCGACTTCTCCGGGGAGAGGGTGTCGAGCTGCTGCTCCATCTTGAGCATGTTGAGCGTGGTGACGCCCAGGATCTGGGTCTCGCCACGCTCGAACAGCGCCGAGCCGTGCACGCGCGGGATCAGGCCGACCTCGGAGTGCAGCGGGCGGATGTCGGCGAGGCCGCGACCGTCGATGCGGACCTTGTCGCGCAGCACGCGCTCGCGCACGACCTCCTTGTTGAGGCCGCGGAACGCCGCGCCGATCTCCTTCTCGCGACCCTCGAACTGACCGGCCAGCTTCTCGAGCAGCCCGGCCTTGAGCTCGTCGGTGCGCGCGTCG from Nocardioides salarius harbors:
- a CDS encoding polyribonucleotide nucleotidyltransferase, with protein sequence MAEPVISAVETVLDNGKFGTRTIKFETGLLARQAAGSVTAYLDDDTMLLSATTAGKHPKDHFDFFPLTIDVEERMYAAGQIPGSFFRSEGRPGEDAILTCRLIDRPLRPTFKKGLRNEVQVVITVMALNPDQPYDVLAINAASISTQLSGLPFSGPVGGVRVALIEGQWVAFPTHTQLEDAVFDMVVAGRVTDTGDVAIMMVEAEATEQAWTLIQGGVQAPTEEVVASGLDAAKPFIKQLCDAQAELANVAAKPVQDFPVFLDFEDDVYEAVSSAVKADLSTAMTIGDKQERDARTDELKAGLLEKLAGQFEGREKEIGAAFRGLNKEVVRERVLRDKVRIDGRGLADIRPLHSEVGLIPRVHGSALFERGETQILGVTTLNMLKMEQQLDTLSPEKSRRYMHKYVFPPFSTGETGRVGSPKRREVGHGALARRALLPVLPSREEFPYAIRQLSEAMGSNGSTSMGSVCASTMSLLHAGVPLRAAVAGIAMGLISGEVDGQTQYVALTDILGAEDAFGDMDFKVAGTREFVTALQLDTKLDGIPAEVLAAALTQARDARLAILDVMAEAIDAPEEMSLHAPRIITVKVPVDKIGEVIGPKGKVINQIQDDTGATLSIEDDGTVYIGATNGEAAEAARSAVNAIANPTMPEVGERYLGTVVKTTNFGAFVSLMPGKDGLLHISKLRGLAGGKRVDSVEDVVSVGQKLQVEIGEIDDRGKLSLVPVLEEGAEGADEVVDESTEQE